The genome window CCGTGTACCGCGAACTCGTCGCCGAACTCCGCCGCACACCGGTCGCCGCACTCACCGGCCCTGATGCGGTGCGGGTGAGCGTCCCGGGTCCGCGCAAGGCGCTACTCACCGCCTCGGCGGCGACGACGGCGGTGTTCCGTGGCTGAGCGCACCAGAGTCGTCGTCATCGGAGGTGGTGTGGCCGGCCTGGCCACCGCCGGCCTCCTCGCCCGGGACGGGTACCGGGTCACTGTCCTGGAACGGACCGACGCCACCGGAGGACGTGCCGGATCGCTGACTGTCGCCGACGACCCCGCGGCCGCCGGCTTCCGGTGGGACACCGGCCCGAGCTGGTACCTCATGCCGGAGGCTTTCGACCGGTTCTTCGAGCTCATGGGCACGAGAACAGAGGACCAGCTCGAGCTTGTGGACCTGGAACCCGGGTACCGCGTCCTCCCCGAAGGCCTGCCCCCGGTGGATGTGCCGGTGGGGGTTGACCGCATCGCCGCCCTGTTCGAGGAACTGGAACCGGGTGCCGGGGAGGAGGTTCGTCGCTACCTGGCAGAGGCCGGCGACACCTACCGCATCGCCGTGGAACGTTTCCTCTACACCCACTTCTCCTCCCCGGCGCCTTTCCTGCACTGGAGTGTGCTGCGCCGCGCCGGGCGGCTGGTCCGCCTGCTGCTCGGCTCCCTGGAGAATCTGGTCGACCGGCGGTTCACCGACCGGCGGTTGCGGCAGATCCTCAGCTATCCGGCGGTGTTCCTCTCCTCCCGCCCGGCGGACACCCCCGCCCTGTACCAGTTGATGAGCTACACCGACCTCGTCCAGGGCGTGCAGTACCCGCTCGGCGGGTTCACCGCGCTTGTGGACGCCCTGCACCGGCTGGCTGTGGAGCATGGTGCGCAGATCCGTACCGGGGTGGAGGTGACGCGGATCCTCACGGACCGGGCCTCGGCCAATCCCTTGCGCAGGATCCCCGGTCTCGGACGGATCGTCCCGGACCGCGCCCGGGCCACCGGCGTGCTTCTCTCCGACGGTACGGAGATTGCGGCGGATGTGGTGGTCAGCGCCGCTGACCTGCACCACACCGAGACCGCACTGCTGCCTGCCGGCCTGCGCACCTACCCGGAACGGCACTGGACCACCCGGAACCCGGGGGTCGGGGCGGTTGTGGTGATGCTCGGTGTGCGCGGCGAGCTGCCGGAGCTGGCGCACCACACCCTGATCTTCAGCGAGGACTGGACGCCCGACTTCGCAGCGGTCTTTGACAGTGTGCCGGGCGGAACCGGGGCATCTAACTCGGTGTACGTCTCGCGTCCCTCGGCCACCGACCCTGACGTCGCCCCCGACGGACACGAGAACCTGTTCATCCTGGTCCCGGTGGCCGCCGATCCCACGATGGGGCACGGGGACGCCTACGCCGACGGTGCCGCGTCCGACCAGGTGACCCGGATCGCGGACGCCGCGGTCGCCCTGGTCGCGGCACGGGCCGGGATCGACGACCTGGCGTCCCGCATCATCGTCCGACGTACTCTCGGCCCTGCTGATTTCGCCGAGCGGTATCACTCCTGGCACGGCTGGGCGCTGGGGCTGGCCCACACGCTGAGGCAGTCGGCGTTCCTGCGGGGAACGAACAACTCCCGGGCGGTGGCGAACCTGTACTACGCAGGGTCGACCACCACACCGGGAGTCGGGGTGCCGATGTGCCTGATCAGTGCGGAGAACGTGCTGAACAGGCTCAGGGCGGCGGGCGGGTCCATCTAGTAGATGAAGACCTCGTCGCCCTCCTGGAGGTTGTCGAAGAAGACGGCTGAGTCGTTGCCGCCGAGGTGGATGCAGCCGGCGGAGTCGACGTCCGGGTCGCCGGAGTGGAAGGCGTGGCCGGACCAGGTGAAGTACACCGAATTCGGCATCGGGGCGTCGTTGAACTCGTGGCTGACCTCGTCCTTGACCTTGTAGGTCACGTAGAAGGTGCCGCGGGGGGTCTCGGTATCCTCCCCGGGGGCTCCGGAGGAGATGTAGACCGGACCGTAGAAGGTGTCGTCGCCGTTCTTCAGCCAGGCGCGACGCCCATCGAGGTCGACGCAGGCCTTCGCGGTGACCGGGCAGGGGGTGTTGGTCGTGTCATTCCAGGCGTCCTGCCGGGCCTGCTCGGCGGCGGCGGCCTCGGCCGCGGCCTGCTCGGCGGCACGCTGGTCCAGGGCGCCGGGGGCGACGACGTCGGTCAGGTTGGTGACACCCTGCTCGTAGACGTCGCGGAACTGCTCAGGCACCTCGGCGGCCTGGTCCTGGGCGGAGTCGTGGGCGTCGAGTGCGCCCTCGGCAATCTGGGCGTTGAGGTCATCGACGGGGGATGCCATAGCGGGTGCGGCACCGAGGCCGGCAAGAGCGGCCGTCGAGGCGCCCACCAGGGCAATGTTCCGCCGGGTGTGGGTGGCGTTCGCGGCACGGTGGCGGCCGCGGTAAGTGTAGTTGGAAGTCACGGCCAACGACTCTAGTCGGTCACGGTTTGATAAACCACCTGGAAGCGACAGATCTGTCGCAGTCCCCGGCAAACCCAGGGGAGTTACACAGGTAGAATACAGCGGGAATGCACCCCACTACCGGGCTATGCCGCCAGACTAGGAATCATGACCGTGCCGCTTACACATCAGAACTCCTCCGCCACCGACACCCGCGTCCTCGTGGTCGATGACGAGTCGAATATCGCCGATCTCATCAAGGCCCGTCTAGAGTTCCAGGACTTCGAGGTGCGGACCGCCAATGACGGGGCCTCCGCGTTGGAGATCGCCAAGGAGTTCCGACCGGACGCCTACATTCTCGACGTGATGATGCCGGAGATGGACGGGTTCACCGTCCTCAGCAAACTGCGTGAGGCAGGCGACGAAGCGCCCGTACTGTTCCTCACCGCGAAGGACGCCGTCGACGACCGCATCCACGGCCTGACCCTCGGCGCCGACGACTACGTGACCAAGCCCTTCGCCCTGGAGGAGGTCATCACCCGGCTGCGGGTGATCCTGCGTCGGGTGCAGCCGGAGGAGAAGGAGGACGAGTCGCTCATCTCCTACGCCGATCTCACCCTGTCCGACGACATGCACGAGGTCACGAAGGCCGGCCAGGTGGTGGACCTGTCACCCACCGAGTTCAAGCTGCTGCGGTACCTGCTCATCAACGCTGAAGTGGTGGTGAGCAAGTCGAAGATCCTCGACGCCGTGTGGGAGTACGACTTCGGTGGGGACGGCAATGTGGTGGAATCCTACGTCTCCTACCTGCGCCGCAAGATCGACACGGAGGACCCGCACCTGATCCACACCGTCCGTGGTGTCGGCTACGTCCTGCGCATGCCGCGTAACTGACCGACCCCGCTGAAGGGAACAGACCACGTGGCGATCACGAAGGACAGCACCAAGGACAGCAGCAAGGACAGCACCCGGAGACGTTACCCCGGCGTCTTCCTGTCCCATTTCCCGCTGAGGGTGTCGCTGGTCCTGGTGATGACCGCGCTGGCGGCCCTCGGACTCGCCGTCTCCGGGGCAGTGGTGACCGGGATGATGCAGCAGTTCCTCACCAACCGGGTGGACGAGCAGCTCATCAGCGCCACCCGGGAGTGGGCGAGCGGGCCGGCGGATTCGTCACAACTGTCCGGGAACGGGCTGTCCGACAGCGGTTCGGACCTGCAGGACTCCGAGGCCCAGGCTGGACCGATGACCCCGCCGAGCCAGTTCTATGTCGCCATCATGTCCTCAGACGGGGAATGGTCCTTCCGCTACAACCCGCAGAGCGGGCAGTCCGCCCCGGACATCAGCTCGCTGACCGAGGTGACCTCCCCGGTGACCGTGTCGGCGGTCAGCGGTTCGGAGGAGAGCACGCCGTGGCGGGCCGCCGCGGTACTCAATGACTCCGGCCAGGTGGTTGTCGTCGCCCTGCCGATGGACGGCGAGTACCACATCATGACCCAGCTGCTGGTGGTGCTGGTCACCATCGGTGTGATCGTGCTCATTCTGCTCGTGGTGGGCAGCCTGTACCTCGTCCGCCGTGCCCTGCAACCCCTCTACCTGGTGGAACGCACCGCCGGGCGGATCGCGAAGGGGCAGCTGGACGAGCGTGTGCCGGAATGGTCGCCGAATACGGAGGTCGGACGCCTGTCGGTGGCGCTCAACCGGATGCTCGCCCAGATCCAGGGCGCGTTCATCGCGGTGAACACCTCGGAGCGACAGGCCCGTGAAGCCGAAGCGTCGATGCGTCGCTTCATCGGGGACGCCTCCCATGAGTTGCGCACCCCGCTGACCAGCGTCCGCGGGTACGCGGACCTGTACAAGTCCGGGGCAACGACGGACGCGGACATGGTCGTGGACCGGATCTCCTCGGAGGCCGGCCGGATGAGTCTGCTCGTCGAGGACCTGCTGACCCTGGTGCGGATGGACGAGGGACGCCCGTTGCGCACGGATCCGGTGGATCTGATGGACCTGAGCGTTGCCGCGGTGGACAACGCCCGGGCTGGTTTCCCCGGTCGGGAGGTCCGCCTGGTCAACGAAACCCGGTCGATCCCGGTCACCATCGGGGACGCCAACCGCCTGCACCAGATCATCGGCAACCTCATGACCAACGCGCTGCGCCACGGTGGCGAGGACGCCCGCGTCACCCTGAAGCTCACCCAGTCGGAACCGGGGGCGGAGACACCGATGGTCGGGGTGGATGTCATCGACGACGGTGTCGGTATCCCGGCCGAGGACCTGCCGCACCTGTTCGAGCGGTTCTACCGGGCTGATGTGTCGCGGGCGAGGTCGTCCGGCGGCTCGGGTCTGGGGCTGTCGATCGTGAAGAGCCTGGTGGAGGCCCACGGCGGCACGATCACGGTGGAGAGTGCACCCGGTGAGGGCACGACCTTCCATCTGTGCCTTCCCGCGGCACCGGAGATGCTCGACGAAAGCGACATTGAGGAGCTCGACGACTAGGACGCCAGGACCTCGGCGACGAGGCGTCCGACCCGGCGACTGTAGGGCAGCCACTCGTGGCGGATGCCGTCGACCTCGAGGACGCGTCCCCTTCCCCGGTGCGCGGGGGCGCCGGACGCCGGATCGTCGTCAAGGAACGCCCGGGCACGGTCGGCGGGAACAAAGAGGTCCGCGGTCGAGAGGATCTGGGTGAACGGCACCGTGGACCGCTGTGCGTAGAGCTGGAGGTGGGCCATCGCGGGGGAGTCCGCGAGGTGCCCGCGCCAGGCCGGGACCAGGCGGGACGTGAGGTTGATGAGGTGCCGAGGCCCGGTCACTCCCCGGACATCCGCGGCAATGCCGACGACACGTCCGACTTTGCCCCGGAGATCCGGGGTGCCGGAGGCGGCGAGTGCCAGCAGACCACCCTGGGAATGACCGACGAGGTCGACCGGGCCGGCGTCTGCGACGATGCCGGCGAGCTTCCGGCGGACCTCGGCGAAGTTTCCGGTGAGATCCGCGGTGCCGTGATGCCCGTAGGAGACGGAGAGGACCGGATGACCGGCGTCCCGCAACTCCGGGACGACACCGGTGAAGTTGCTGCGGGAGCCGACCGCGCCGTGGATCAGGACGACCGGGCGGGTGGCGGGGTCGTCGGTGCGGGGCAGGGGGCGTCGGTGAGGGTCCTCGGTCCAGGCGTTGTCGGGCAGACGGTCGAGCAGACGACCGAGTAGACGACCGAGACGGGGAGCACTCACTCCAGCCCCGCGACCAGGACCTCGTGGACGATGCGCTGCACGTCCGGGTCAGTGGGCATCTCATTGTGCAGGACGCGACCGGCACCCCGTTCCTGCACGAACTCATTGATGACGCGCACCTGCGTGCCGTCGGCGTTCTCCGTGTCCGGCTCCAGGAACCCCGATTCCGGTGGTACGACGGTGGTGTCCACCTTCGTCGCCAGGCACGTGTAGCGCACCCCGGGCCGCGTCTCCGGTGAATAGGACAGGTCGGTGAGGAACGGTGAGCCGATGACCTGCTGCATCCCGGCGACGCCCATGAACCGGGTCACGGTCGCCTCCGCCACCTTCGCCGCCAGATCATTGGTGCTGATCAGGGATGCCAGCTGCGCATTCAGCGAGGTGCCGTGGTGCGGTGCGGACAGGGTGACGAGGTGGTGCACCTTGTCGTCGAAATCCATCTCGTTGATGAGATGACGGGCCAGCAGCCCGCCCTGGGAATGCCCGACAAGGTCCACCTTCTCCGCCCCGGTCGCGGCCAGCACCTGGTCGATGTAGGCGGCGAGGTCGCGGGCGGAGCGTCGCAGTTCCCCGGTGCCGTGGTGCCCGTAGTCCGGGGCGAAGACGACGAAACCGTCGTCACGCAGCAGGTTGACGAGGTTCTGCCATATCGCTTTGGCGGAGATCGTGCCGTGGATGAGCACTACCGGGTAGGGCCGGTACGCCTCGGGGCGTGCGGACCAGTGGTCGTCGACGTAGCCGGCGAAACTCTGTCGCGCGCCGACCGGCTCGGCGTCCGACCCCTTGGGGGCGAGTTTCACCAGGCGGGACCCCATACCGAAGGCGTTGCGCAGTCCGTCGGAGAAGGACGCCAGTTGTTCAGTCCAGCTGCGCTGGTCCGGGTCGGCGTTGTCGGCGGCCGCGGCGGCGGTCAGGGCGTCGATGTACCCGGCAAGATCCTCGTCCTTCATTCCGGGTCCTTCACTCCGCCGGATCCACTCCGCGTGCCTTGAGTCCGGCCCGGATTGCCGCGGCGGCGGCGTCCATCTGTGCCGGGTCGGTCTCAGCCATGCCGAGGGCATTGGCGAGGTTGTAGCCGGACATGTCGGCGGCGGGGAAGACATGGATATGGGTGTGCGGCACCTCGAATCCGGCGATGAGGTAGCCCGCCCGTGGGCAGTCGAACCGGTCGACGATCGCCGCGCCGACGTGCTGGGCGACCTCGTTGAGGTGGGCCCAGAGGGCGGGGTCGAGGTCGGTCCACCGGTCGACCTCCTCGACCGGCACGACAAGGGTGTGCCCGTAGGCGACGGGTTCGATGGTGAGGAACGCGGCGACGGTCTCGTCACGGTAGACGAAACGGCCGGGCAGTTCGCCGGCGATGATTTTCGAGAACACGGAAGCCATGCCCACCGATGGTAGCCGTTAAGATCGGATGCCATGCGCACACTCGTCATCGGCAACGGAGCCCGCGAACACGCCCTGGCCTTCTCCCTCTCCAACGATCCTGCGGTGACGGAGGTGCATGTCGCTCCCGGGAACCCGGGGATCGGCGGCGTTGCGACGCTCCACCCCGCCGTCAAGGGGGAGGACGCGGCGGCCGTCGTCGCCCTCGCCACCGAACTCGACGCCGACCTGGTGGTCATCGGCCCGGAGATCCCTCTGGTCGCAGGCGTCGCGGACGCGCTGAGGGACGCCGGTTTCGCGGTCTTCGGCCCGTCCGGGTCCGCCGCCCGGATCGAAGGATCGAAGGCCTTCGCGAAGGGGATCATGGCGTCTGCCGGGGTGAAGACCGCGCATGCGGAGGCCGTCGGCCCGGGCGCCACCGAGGAAGAGATCGCCGCGGCGATCGACCGGTTCGGGCCGACCTGGGTGGTCAAGGACGATGGTCTGGCCGGCGGTAAGGGGGTCGTGGTCACCCCCGACCGGGCTGCCGCGATCGCCCACGTCCATGAGGTCCACGCCGCCGGGAACCCGGTACTGCTGGAGAGCTTCCTCGACGGCCCGGAGGTGTCACTGTTCTGCCTGGTCGACGGGGACACCGTGGTGCCGTTGCTCCCGGCCCAGGACCATAAGCGCGTCCGGGACAACGATGAGGGTCCGAATACCGGCGGCATGGGTGCCTATACCCCGCTGCCGTGGCTGCCGGCCGACGGAGTGCAGCGCATCGTCGACGAGGTCTGCATCCCGGTGGCGAAGCAGATGGTCGCTGAGGGTTGCCCGTTCTCCGGCCTGCTCTACGCCGGTCTGGCGTGGGGCGCCGACGGTCCCGCGGTCGTGGAGTTCAACTGCCGCTTCGGCGACCCCGAGACGCAGGCAGTGCTCGACCTGCTGACCACCCCGCTCGGCGGCGTCCTGGCGGCCGTGGCTAACGGCACGCTCGCCGAGTTGCCACCGCTGGAATGGGAGGACGGCTACGCGGTCACCGTCGTGCTCGCTGCGGAAGGCTACCCGGAGAATCCGGTGACCGGCGCGCCGATCAGCGGGGCAGGTGCCGGTGACGAGACCCGGGGTGTCCGTGCCGCCGGTGTCGCGGAGAAGGACGGGGTGCTCGTCGCCTCGGGGGGTCGCGTCCTCAACGTCATCGGAAAGGGCGCGACGCTGGTCGAGGCCCGGGACGCCGCCTACGCCGAATTGGCGACCATTGACCTGCCTGGCGGCCACTACCGTTCCGACATCGGCCTCGCCGCTGTCGAAGGCCGCATCGCGGTGCCGGAGTAGAGGCGGGAAGCGCGTGCATCGTCCCCGCCTCGCCGCTCTGGGTGCCCTGGGCGCCCTCGGTCTCACTGTCACTCTCGCGGCCTGCGGTGGCGACGATGGTGAAGACGAGGACTTCGTCGACACCTCCTCGATCGCCTCGCTGTTGCTGACCAGTGAGGACGCGCCGTCCGGCTATTCGTGGAACAGTGTCGCCGAGGTGCTGGAGGGTGCCGGGGATGATCTCGGCCAGCAGCTCGACGCGTCCGCCGCGTCCGTCACGACCAGCCCGGAGAACTGCGCGGCCCTGGTGCCGACCGCGGACGACCTGCTCGCGGAGATCTACGACCACAGTGACACCGTCGGCGCCATCGAATTCCTGCCCGACGACGAAGATGACCCGGCGGTGATCGACGCGGTGGTCTCCATCGCCGACGACGGGGACACGGCCCTGCTCGCCGGTGGCGACCTCGATGTCGACCAGTGCGGCGAGTTCACCCGCACCTATGCGGACGGTTCGGTGACCAAC of Corynebacterium terpenotabidum Y-11 contains these proteins:
- the crtI gene encoding phytoene desaturase family protein produces the protein MAERTRVVVIGGGVAGLATAGLLARDGYRVTVLERTDATGGRAGSLTVADDPAAAGFRWDTGPSWYLMPEAFDRFFELMGTRTEDQLELVDLEPGYRVLPEGLPPVDVPVGVDRIAALFEELEPGAGEEVRRYLAEAGDTYRIAVERFLYTHFSSPAPFLHWSVLRRAGRLVRLLLGSLENLVDRRFTDRRLRQILSYPAVFLSSRPADTPALYQLMSYTDLVQGVQYPLGGFTALVDALHRLAVEHGAQIRTGVEVTRILTDRASANPLRRIPGLGRIVPDRARATGVLLSDGTEIAADVVVSAADLHHTETALLPAGLRTYPERHWTTRNPGVGAVVVMLGVRGELPELAHHTLIFSEDWTPDFAAVFDSVPGGTGASNSVYVSRPSATDPDVAPDGHENLFILVPVAADPTMGHGDAYADGAASDQVTRIADAAVALVAARAGIDDLASRIIVRRTLGPADFAERYHSWHGWALGLAHTLRQSAFLRGTNNSRAVANLYYAGSTTTPGVGVPMCLISAENVLNRLRAAGGSI
- a CDS encoding L,D-transpeptidase; amino-acid sequence: MTSNYTYRGRHRAANATHTRRNIALVGASTAALAGLGAAPAMASPVDDLNAQIAEGALDAHDSAQDQAAEVPEQFRDVYEQGVTNLTDVVAPGALDQRAAEQAAAEAAAAEQARQDAWNDTTNTPCPVTAKACVDLDGRRAWLKNGDDTFYGPVYISSGAPGEDTETPRGTFYVTYKVKDEVSHEFNDAPMPNSVYFTWSGHAFHSGDPDVDSAGCIHLGGNDSAVFFDNLQEGDEVFIY
- a CDS encoding response regulator transcription factor — encoded protein: MTVPLTHQNSSATDTRVLVVDDESNIADLIKARLEFQDFEVRTANDGASALEIAKEFRPDAYILDVMMPEMDGFTVLSKLREAGDEAPVLFLTAKDAVDDRIHGLTLGADDYVTKPFALEEVITRLRVILRRVQPEEKEDESLISYADLTLSDDMHEVTKAGQVVDLSPTEFKLLRYLLINAEVVVSKSKILDAVWEYDFGGDGNVVESYVSYLRRKIDTEDPHLIHTVRGVGYVLRMPRN
- a CDS encoding sensor histidine kinase, which produces MAITKDSTKDSSKDSTRRRYPGVFLSHFPLRVSLVLVMTALAALGLAVSGAVVTGMMQQFLTNRVDEQLISATREWASGPADSSQLSGNGLSDSGSDLQDSEAQAGPMTPPSQFYVAIMSSDGEWSFRYNPQSGQSAPDISSLTEVTSPVTVSAVSGSEESTPWRAAAVLNDSGQVVVVALPMDGEYHIMTQLLVVLVTIGVIVLILLVVGSLYLVRRALQPLYLVERTAGRIAKGQLDERVPEWSPNTEVGRLSVALNRMLAQIQGAFIAVNTSERQAREAEASMRRFIGDASHELRTPLTSVRGYADLYKSGATTDADMVVDRISSEAGRMSLLVEDLLTLVRMDEGRPLRTDPVDLMDLSVAAVDNARAGFPGREVRLVNETRSIPVTIGDANRLHQIIGNLMTNALRHGGEDARVTLKLTQSEPGAETPMVGVDVIDDGVGIPAEDLPHLFERFYRADVSRARSSGGSGLGLSIVKSLVEAHGGTITVESAPGEGTTFHLCLPAAPEMLDESDIEELDD
- a CDS encoding alpha/beta hydrolase; amino-acid sequence: MSAPRLGRLLGRLLDRLPDNAWTEDPHRRPLPRTDDPATRPVVLIHGAVGSRSNFTGVVPELRDAGHPVLSVSYGHHGTADLTGNFAEVRRKLAGIVADAGPVDLVGHSQGGLLALAASGTPDLRGKVGRVVGIAADVRGVTGPRHLINLTSRLVPAWRGHLADSPAMAHLQLYAQRSTVPFTQILSTADLFVPADRARAFLDDDPASGAPAHRGRGRVLEVDGIRHEWLPYSRRVGRLVAEVLAS
- a CDS encoding esterase/lipase family protein, giving the protein MKDEDLAGYIDALTAAAAADNADPDQRSWTEQLASFSDGLRNAFGMGSRLVKLAPKGSDAEPVGARQSFAGYVDDHWSARPEAYRPYPVVLIHGTISAKAIWQNLVNLLRDDGFVVFAPDYGHHGTGELRRSARDLAAYIDQVLAATGAEKVDLVGHSQGGLLARHLINEMDFDDKVHHLVTLSAPHHGTSLNAQLASLISTNDLAAKVAEATVTRFMGVAGMQQVIGSPFLTDLSYSPETRPGVRYTCLATKVDTTVVPPESGFLEPDTENADGTQVRVINEFVQERGAGRVLHNEMPTDPDVQRIVHEVLVAGLE
- a CDS encoding HIT family protein; its protein translation is MASVFSKIIAGELPGRFVYRDETVAAFLTIEPVAYGHTLVVPVEEVDRWTDLDPALWAHLNEVAQHVGAAIVDRFDCPRAGYLIAGFEVPHTHIHVFPAADMSGYNLANALGMAETDPAQMDAAAAAIRAGLKARGVDPAE
- the purD gene encoding phosphoribosylamine--glycine ligase, which translates into the protein MRTLVIGNGAREHALAFSLSNDPAVTEVHVAPGNPGIGGVATLHPAVKGEDAAAVVALATELDADLVVIGPEIPLVAGVADALRDAGFAVFGPSGSAARIEGSKAFAKGIMASAGVKTAHAEAVGPGATEEEIAAAIDRFGPTWVVKDDGLAGGKGVVVTPDRAAAIAHVHEVHAAGNPVLLESFLDGPEVSLFCLVDGDTVVPLLPAQDHKRVRDNDEGPNTGGMGAYTPLPWLPADGVQRIVDEVCIPVAKQMVAEGCPFSGLLYAGLAWGADGPAVVEFNCRFGDPETQAVLDLLTTPLGGVLAAVANGTLAELPPLEWEDGYAVTVVLAAEGYPENPVTGAPISGAGAGDETRGVRAAGVAEKDGVLVASGGRVLNVIGKGATLVEARDAAYAELATIDLPGGHYRSDIGLAAVEGRIAVPE